Proteins from a genomic interval of Phenylobacterium sp. LH3H17:
- a CDS encoding AMP-binding protein, which translates to MESLVRGAAEPPLLELTIGQALDEAARQWGDRDALVCPAQDGRLTWTQLHARCEAFAAGLLASGLSPGDRLGIWSLNRAEWAITQFAAAKAGLILVTINPAYRLSELEFVLNKVGCAGLVISPPFKTSDYPAMIRALAPEVDTSEPGALKAGRLPHLRLLIQMGGKTLPGAVSFADIEVAGADLDALRAAEAGLSPFDAINIQFTSGTTGAPKGVTLSHHNILNNGYLVGQALKLTPDDRICIPVPLYHCFGMVMGDLAAVTHGSAMVYPGEGFDPLATLETVAAEHCTALYGVPTMFIAELDHPRFAEFDLSSLRTGIMAGSPCPVEVMRKVIARMNMAEVTICYGMTETSPVSFQSSTDDPLERRVSTVGRVHPHLEVKIVDEAENIVPRGVSGELCTRGYSVMLGYWDEPAQTAAVKDAEGWMHSGDLATLDDQGYGNIVGRIKDMVIRGGENLYPREIEEYLYRHPAIQDVQVFGVPDSRYGEELCAWVILAAEQTLTDDELRVFCQGQIAHQKIPRHVRFVTEFPMTVTGKVQKFVMREAMMRELGVSAEQTA; encoded by the coding sequence TTGGAAAGCCTGGTGCGCGGCGCCGCAGAGCCGCCGCTGCTGGAACTCACGATCGGTCAGGCGCTGGATGAGGCGGCTCGCCAGTGGGGCGACCGCGACGCCCTGGTCTGTCCTGCCCAGGATGGGCGACTGACCTGGACGCAGCTCCACGCCCGTTGCGAGGCCTTCGCCGCCGGCCTGCTGGCCAGCGGCCTCTCGCCCGGTGACCGGCTGGGAATCTGGTCGCTGAACCGCGCGGAGTGGGCGATCACGCAGTTCGCCGCGGCCAAGGCCGGCCTGATCCTGGTGACCATCAATCCCGCCTACCGGCTCTCGGAGCTGGAGTTCGTGCTGAACAAGGTGGGCTGCGCGGGGCTGGTGATCTCGCCGCCGTTCAAGACCAGCGACTATCCGGCGATGATACGCGCCCTGGCGCCGGAGGTGGACACGAGCGAGCCGGGCGCGCTGAAGGCCGGGCGCCTGCCCCACCTGCGCCTGCTGATCCAGATGGGCGGCAAGACCCTTCCCGGGGCCGTGTCCTTCGCCGACATCGAGGTGGCCGGCGCGGACCTCGATGCGCTGCGGGCGGCGGAAGCCGGACTCTCGCCCTTCGACGCCATCAACATCCAGTTCACCAGCGGCACCACCGGCGCGCCCAAGGGCGTCACGCTCAGCCACCACAACATCCTCAACAACGGCTATCTGGTCGGCCAGGCCCTGAAGCTCACTCCGGACGACCGCATCTGCATTCCGGTCCCCCTCTACCACTGCTTCGGCATGGTGATGGGCGACCTGGCGGCGGTGACCCACGGGTCCGCCATGGTCTATCCCGGCGAGGGCTTCGATCCCCTGGCCACCCTGGAGACGGTGGCGGCCGAGCACTGCACTGCGCTCTACGGGGTGCCGACCATGTTCATCGCCGAACTCGACCACCCGCGTTTCGCCGAGTTCGACCTCAGCTCCCTGCGGACCGGGATCATGGCCGGCTCGCCCTGCCCGGTAGAGGTGATGCGCAAGGTGATCGCCCGCATGAACATGGCCGAGGTGACGATCTGCTACGGCATGACCGAGACAAGTCCGGTCAGCTTCCAGAGCAGCACCGACGATCCCCTCGAGCGCCGCGTCTCGACCGTCGGCCGGGTTCATCCGCACCTGGAGGTGAAGATCGTCGACGAGGCCGAGAACATCGTCCCGCGAGGCGTCTCGGGCGAACTCTGCACCCGCGGCTATTCGGTGATGCTGGGCTATTGGGACGAGCCGGCCCAGACCGCTGCGGTGAAGGACGCCGAGGGTTGGATGCACAGCGGCGACCTCGCCACCCTGGACGACCAGGGCTACGGCAACATCGTCGGGCGCATCAAGGACATGGTGATCCGCGGCGGCGAGAACCTCTATCCCCGTGAGATCGAGGAGTACCTCTATAGGCATCCGGCGATCCAGGACGTCCAGGTGTTCGGCGTGCCCGACAGCCGCTATGGCGAGGAGCTCTGCGCCTGGGTGATCCTGGCGGCGGAACAGACCCTGACCGATGATGAGTTGCGCGTCTTCTGCCAGGGCCAGATCGCCCACCAGAAGATCCCGCGCCATGTGCGCTTCGTGACCGAGTTCCCAATGACGGTGACCGGCAAGGTGCAGAAGTTCGTCATGCGCGAGGCGATGATGCGCGAGCTGGGCGTCAGCGCCGAACAGACCGCCTAG
- a CDS encoding enoyl-CoA hydratase-related protein, translated as MSHAYEHILCEVADGIMQVTLNRPDKLNAYTATMGAELAAAFDDADRDDAVRVVLVTGAGRGFCAGADMSAGAGAFDTTSAEGSVSFGDVSKGRSGGSGMVGAVYECRKPSIAAFNGAAVGVGLTLTLPMDIRIAADTAKFGFVFARRGLVPEAGSAWFLPRIVGISQALRWCLDGALFSADDALKGGLVSEVVPAADLLPRARAIARSIADNTAPISVALTRQMLWRLSEEPTPYGALKVDGAMAMALGATPDVREGVAAFLEKRPPRFAGRVSTDMPSSYPWWDR; from the coding sequence ATGTCCCACGCCTACGAGCACATCCTCTGCGAGGTGGCCGATGGAATCATGCAGGTCACGCTCAACCGGCCCGACAAGCTCAACGCCTATACCGCCACCATGGGCGCCGAACTGGCCGCGGCCTTCGACGATGCTGACCGCGACGACGCCGTTCGGGTCGTGCTGGTCACCGGGGCCGGGCGCGGCTTCTGCGCGGGCGCGGACATGTCGGCGGGCGCGGGCGCCTTCGACACCACCTCCGCGGAGGGTTCGGTCTCGTTCGGCGATGTATCCAAGGGGCGAAGCGGCGGCTCGGGCATGGTGGGTGCGGTCTATGAGTGCCGCAAGCCGTCGATCGCCGCCTTCAACGGCGCCGCCGTGGGAGTCGGCCTGACGCTCACCCTGCCGATGGACATCCGGATCGCGGCCGACACGGCGAAGTTCGGCTTCGTCTTCGCCCGCCGCGGCCTGGTGCCGGAGGCCGGCAGCGCCTGGTTCCTGCCCCGGATCGTAGGCATCTCCCAGGCCCTGCGTTGGTGCCTGGACGGCGCCCTGTTCTCCGCCGACGACGCCCTGAAGGGCGGCCTGGTAAGCGAGGTCGTTCCCGCCGCCGACCTGCTGCCTCGCGCCCGGGCCATCGCCCGCTCCATCGCCGACAACACCGCGCCGATCTCAGTCGCCTTGACCCGCCAGATGCTGTGGCGGCTGTCCGAGGAACCCACCCCCTATGGCGCCCTGAAAGTCGACGGCGCGATGGCCATGGCGCTGGGCGCGACGCCGGACGTCCGCGAGGGCGTGGCCGCGTTCCTGGAGAAGCGTCCGCCTCGGTTCGCGGGCCGGGTCTCGACGGACATGCCCTCCAGTTATCCCTGGTGGGACCGCTGA
- a CDS encoding EVE domain-containing protein codes for MASEARYWLVKSEPDTYSFDDLVRDGGTVWDGVRNNTAALNLKAMKVGDQVLFYHSGAGPAAVGLAKVTKEAFPDPGDASGRFVAVEIGPVGPLKRPVSLAEVKARPELADMKIVRQSRLSVSPVTAQEWATILDMAG; via the coding sequence ATGGCATCGGAAGCTCGGTACTGGCTGGTGAAGTCGGAGCCGGACACCTACTCGTTCGACGACCTGGTGCGCGATGGCGGGACGGTCTGGGACGGCGTGCGCAACAACACCGCGGCGCTCAACCTGAAGGCCATGAAGGTCGGCGACCAGGTGCTGTTCTATCATTCGGGCGCGGGCCCGGCGGCGGTGGGACTGGCCAAGGTGACGAAGGAGGCCTTCCCTGATCCCGGCGACGCCTCCGGCCGTTTCGTGGCCGTGGAGATCGGCCCGGTCGGGCCCCTCAAGCGACCGGTGAGCCTGGCGGAGGTCAAGGCCCGTCCGGAACTCGCCGACATGAAGATTGTTCGTCAGTCGCGTCTCTCGGTTTCGCCCGTTACGGCCCAGGAGTGGGCGACTATTCTGGACATGGCCGGATAG
- the ppc gene encoding phosphoenolpyruvate carboxylase, with amino-acid sequence MTQSLPDLLRANVRFLGRILGDVIRAEDGEAVFSQIEEIRQASVGFHREGTEAAAKLMAGRLGGLSPPDTVRFAHSFACFLQITNIAEDQIQRRRGRGGDTRADTLAGALRALQAQGVGVDEVMTLLEGALVAPVITAHPSEVRRKSILDRQGAIADDLDAYDQALTDTDRARLERELMRQVAIFWRTRLLRNVKLGVGDEIENAVSYFERSFLPELPRLYAHWLEVLGDPARLPSFLRVGSWVGGDRDGNPNVTEAVMRQAMARQSRAALRMYLDKIHDLGAELSISASLASVTPELQALADASPDPSPHRADEPYRRALTYIYARLAATYPLLTGEPPARRAAGPAQPYDSPDALRGDLQTVLDSLLARHGPSFARGPLPDLIRAVEIFGFHLARLDLRQNSAVHARVVGELLKGAAVCADYESLDEDARCELLLAELSHGRLLHTPFADYSEETRREYDILTAAADLKHFYGRDAIRAHIVSNTTSISDLLEVYLLLKEVGLFTPGDPARTQVFAEPLFETIADLRAAPDIMRRYLALPLIRQLVGPVGIQEVMIGYSDSNKDGSYLTSTWELHQASLALAEVMRDAGLRLQLFHGRGGAVGRGGGSSFDALLAQPQGTIAGRIRITEQGEVVANKYADPELARQSLETLAAGVVLASLRKPAKSELAAPHAGIMDGLAREAMSAYRALVYETPGFVDYFFAATPISEIADLNIGSRPTSRQAKRSIEGLRAIPWVFSWSQSRALLPGWYGFGSAVARSGAPIGKLAELHETWPFFSSALANMEMVLAKGDMAIAGRYAGLVEDRALADHVFGEIRAEWDRTVEALLAITGQSALLEKNPDLAAVIRSRLPYIDPLNHLQIELIRRRRGGEDTEAVRDGIHLTINGIAAGLRNTG; translated from the coding sequence ATGACCCAGTCCCTACCCGACCTGTTACGCGCCAATGTCCGCTTCCTGGGACGCATCCTGGGCGACGTGATCCGCGCCGAGGACGGCGAGGCCGTGTTCAGCCAGATCGAGGAAATCCGCCAGGCCTCGGTCGGTTTCCACCGCGAGGGCACCGAGGCGGCCGCAAAGCTGATGGCCGGCCGGCTGGGAGGGCTGAGCCCGCCCGACACCGTCCGCTTCGCCCATTCGTTCGCCTGCTTCCTGCAGATCACCAATATCGCCGAGGACCAGATCCAGCGCCGCCGAGGGCGCGGGGGCGACACGCGCGCCGACACCCTGGCCGGGGCGCTGCGGGCCCTGCAGGCGCAGGGAGTCGGGGTCGACGAGGTGATGACCTTGCTGGAGGGCGCGCTGGTGGCGCCGGTGATCACCGCCCACCCCAGCGAGGTGCGGCGCAAGAGCATCCTCGACCGCCAGGGCGCCATCGCCGACGACCTGGACGCCTACGACCAAGCCCTTACCGACACCGACCGCGCGCGGCTCGAGCGAGAACTGATGCGCCAGGTGGCGATCTTCTGGCGCACCCGGCTGCTGCGGAACGTCAAGCTGGGGGTCGGCGACGAGATCGAGAACGCCGTCTCCTATTTCGAGCGCAGCTTCCTGCCGGAGCTGCCGCGGCTCTACGCCCACTGGCTGGAGGTGCTGGGCGATCCCGCGCGTCTGCCGTCCTTCCTGCGGGTCGGGTCCTGGGTGGGCGGCGACCGCGACGGCAATCCCAATGTGACCGAGGCGGTGATGCGCCAGGCCATGGCGCGTCAGTCGCGAGCGGCCCTGCGGATGTACCTGGACAAGATCCACGACCTGGGCGCGGAGCTGTCGATCTCCGCCAGCCTGGCCAGCGTCACGCCGGAGCTGCAGGCCTTGGCCGACGCCTCCCCGGATCCCTCGCCGCACCGGGCCGACGAACCCTATCGCCGGGCGCTCACCTACATCTATGCGCGGCTGGCGGCCACCTATCCCCTGCTGACCGGCGAGCCGCCCGCGCGGCGCGCCGCCGGCCCTGCTCAGCCCTATGACAGTCCGGACGCCTTGCGCGGCGATCTCCAGACGGTGCTGGACAGCCTGCTGGCCCGCCATGGTCCGTCCTTCGCCCGCGGCCCGCTGCCCGACCTCATCCGCGCCGTGGAGATCTTCGGTTTCCATCTGGCCCGGCTGGACCTGCGCCAGAACTCGGCGGTGCACGCGCGGGTGGTCGGCGAGCTGCTGAAGGGCGCGGCGGTCTGTGCGGACTATGAGTCCCTGGACGAGGACGCGCGCTGCGAGCTGCTGTTGGCGGAGCTGTCCCATGGCCGCCTGCTGCACACGCCGTTCGCCGACTACAGCGAGGAGACCCGGCGGGAGTACGACATCCTGACCGCCGCCGCCGACCTGAAGCACTTCTACGGTCGCGACGCGATCCGCGCCCACATCGTCTCCAACACCACTTCGATCTCGGACCTGCTGGAAGTCTACCTGCTGCTCAAGGAGGTCGGACTGTTCACGCCGGGCGACCCGGCGCGGACCCAGGTGTTCGCCGAGCCGCTATTCGAGACCATCGCCGACCTGCGCGCCGCGCCCGACATCATGCGCCGCTATCTGGCCCTGCCGTTGATCCGCCAACTGGTCGGACCGGTGGGCATCCAGGAGGTGATGATCGGCTATTCGGACTCCAACAAGGACGGCAGCTACCTGACGTCCACCTGGGAGCTGCACCAGGCCTCACTGGCCCTGGCCGAGGTCATGCGCGACGCCGGCCTGCGCCTGCAGTTGTTCCACGGCCGCGGCGGGGCTGTGGGGCGAGGCGGCGGCTCCAGCTTCGACGCCCTGCTGGCCCAGCCCCAGGGCACCATCGCCGGCCGCATCCGCATCACCGAGCAGGGCGAGGTGGTGGCCAACAAGTACGCCGATCCCGAACTGGCGCGGCAAAGCCTGGAGACCCTGGCCGCCGGGGTGGTGCTTGCCTCGCTGCGCAAGCCGGCCAAGTCGGAACTGGCCGCGCCGCACGCCGGGATCATGGACGGCCTGGCGCGGGAGGCGATGAGCGCCTACCGCGCCCTGGTCTACGAGACGCCCGGCTTCGTGGACTATTTCTTCGCCGCCACCCCGATCAGCGAGATCGCCGACCTGAACATCGGCAGCCGGCCGACCTCGCGCCAGGCCAAGCGCAGCATCGAGGGTCTTCGCGCCATTCCGTGGGTGTTCTCCTGGTCGCAGTCGCGCGCCCTGCTGCCCGGCTGGTACGGCTTCGGTTCGGCGGTGGCCCGCTCGGGCGCGCCGATCGGGAAACTGGCCGAGCTGCACGAGACCTGGCCGTTCTTTTCCTCGGCGCTCGCCAATATGGAGATGGTGCTGGCCAAGGGCGACATGGCCATCGCCGGCCGCTATGCGGGCCTGGTGGAGGATCGCGCCCTGGCCGACCATGTGTTCGGCGAGATCCGCGCCGAGTGGGACCGCACGGTCGAGGCGCTGCTGGCGATCACCGGACAATCGGCCCTGCTGGAGAAGAACCCGGACCTGGCCGCGGTCATCCGCTCGCGCCTGCCCTATATCGATCCGCTGAACCATCTGCAGATCGAGCTGATCCGGCGCCGGCGAGGCGGCGAGGACACCGAGGCGGTGCGCGACGGCATCCATCTGACCATCAACGGCATCGCCGCGGGCCTGCGCAACACCGGCTAG
- a CDS encoding glutathione binding-like protein — translation MIDLYYAATPNGWKISIMLEECGLPYEVHPVNLGRGEQFAPDFLAISPNNRIPAIIDRDPPGGGPPVSVFETGAILIYLAEKTGRFLPADLRGRTTAIEWLMWQMGGLGPMLGQNGHFKLYAPEKIPYAIDRYGREAARLYGVLDGQLGRTGAYVAGDEYTIADMACFPWIITHKAQGFTLDDYPNVKRWFATVRARPGVAAGTAVGKMARPGEMDAETRKNLFGIVSEKAAT, via the coding sequence TTGATCGATCTCTACTACGCCGCCACGCCGAACGGCTGGAAGATCTCCATCATGCTGGAGGAGTGCGGCCTGCCGTACGAGGTCCATCCGGTGAACCTGGGGCGCGGGGAGCAGTTCGCGCCGGACTTCCTGGCCATCAGCCCCAACAACCGCATCCCGGCGATCATCGACCGGGACCCGCCGGGCGGCGGTCCGCCGGTCAGCGTCTTCGAGACCGGCGCGATCCTGATCTATCTTGCCGAAAAGACCGGCCGGTTCCTGCCCGCCGACCTGCGCGGCCGCACCACGGCGATCGAGTGGCTGATGTGGCAGATGGGCGGCCTGGGGCCGATGCTGGGGCAGAACGGACACTTCAAGCTCTATGCGCCCGAGAAGATACCCTACGCCATCGACCGCTATGGGCGCGAGGCGGCCCGGCTCTACGGCGTGCTGGACGGCCAGCTCGGCCGGACCGGCGCCTATGTGGCGGGGGATGAGTACACCATCGCAGACATGGCCTGCTTCCCCTGGATCATCACCCACAAGGCGCAGGGCTTCACCCTGGATGACTATCCCAACGTGAAGCGCTGGTTCGCCACCGTGCGGGCGCGGCCCGGGGTGGCGGCCGGCACGGCGGTGGGCAAGATGGCGCGGCCCGGCGAGATGGACGCCGAGACAAGGAAGAACCTGTTCGGGATCGTCAGCGAAAAGGCCGCCACATGA
- a CDS encoding 2-hydroxychromene-2-carboxylate isomerase → MIECFFDCSSPWTYLAFHNLQPLAKELGVEVTWRPILVGGIFNTVNPSVYEQRATPVPAKARYMGKDLQDWARHSGIAITFPPKVFPVNSVKAMRGCIWLAPQGKLVPFATKVFEAYWGDNLDISQDAVLSAICEAVGVDGQAFLAGIATPEIKEQLRLNTEEVMARGGFGSPTIFVGKDDMYFGNDRLPLIRAAVLARQAQTHDA, encoded by the coding sequence ATGATCGAGTGCTTCTTCGACTGCTCCAGCCCGTGGACCTATCTGGCCTTCCACAACCTGCAGCCTCTGGCCAAGGAGCTGGGGGTGGAGGTGACCTGGCGGCCGATCCTGGTGGGCGGCATCTTCAACACGGTCAATCCGTCAGTCTATGAGCAGCGCGCGACGCCGGTCCCGGCCAAGGCCCGCTACATGGGCAAGGACCTGCAGGACTGGGCGCGCCACTCCGGGATCGCCATTACGTTCCCGCCCAAGGTGTTCCCGGTGAACAGCGTCAAGGCCATGCGCGGCTGCATCTGGCTGGCGCCGCAGGGCAAGCTGGTCCCTTTCGCCACCAAGGTGTTCGAGGCCTATTGGGGCGACAATCTCGACATCTCGCAGGACGCGGTGCTGTCTGCGATCTGCGAAGCGGTTGGCGTCGATGGCCAGGCCTTCCTGGCGGGGATCGCCACCCCGGAGATCAAGGAGCAGCTTCGGTTGAACACCGAGGAGGTGATGGCCCGCGGCGGCTTCGGGTCGCCGACCATCTTCGTCGGCAAGGACGACATGTATTTCGGCAATGACCGCCTGCCGCTCATCCGGGCCGCGGTGCTGGCCCGCCAGGCGCAGACCCATGACGCGTGA
- a CDS encoding serine hydrolase, producing the protein MTRDLSPTAPAEVGLAPAGLAAIDAYLQGLVDKGVLAGLVTLTARHGKVAHVSTLGKKELSGGEPMAADTMFRIFSMTKPVTAVAMMILHDQGLWSPDDPIARHLPEFADVKVFGGLDAAGAVTLHDPDHAPTLGELLTHTAGLIYGFTPAGGLETLYQAADVWGAADLAEMSRRMAGLPLAFQPGTRWVYGLSMDLQGAIIEKLSGRSLPDFMRERIFEPLGMVDTAFHTPPEKKARLATLYRFSASRGLVPLANNPLLPDHAAPPALASGGGGLISTAGDYARFAQMLLDGGEFAGRRIVSVEGVRLMMTNQLSDEMLRQGWGVGKQQIRPGFGYGFNGVVFTDPEAAGIPVGRGTYHWDGAAGTWFWVDPQNDLIFVGMVQLLSETAPALQATTQTLMADAILQEAAA; encoded by the coding sequence ATGACGCGTGATCTTTCACCCACGGCCCCCGCTGAGGTCGGTCTCGCCCCCGCCGGCCTCGCCGCCATCGACGCCTATCTGCAGGGACTGGTCGACAAGGGGGTGCTGGCCGGCCTCGTCACCCTGACCGCCCGACACGGCAAGGTCGCCCACGTCAGCACGCTCGGGAAGAAGGAGCTGTCCGGCGGCGAACCCATGGCGGCGGACACCATGTTCCGCATCTTCTCCATGACCAAGCCGGTGACGGCCGTGGCCATGATGATCCTGCACGACCAGGGCCTCTGGTCGCCGGACGACCCCATCGCCAGGCACCTGCCGGAGTTCGCCGATGTGAAGGTGTTCGGCGGCCTGGACGCGGCGGGCGCCGTCACCCTGCACGACCCCGACCACGCCCCCACCCTGGGCGAACTGCTGACCCACACGGCGGGCCTGATCTACGGTTTCACCCCGGCTGGCGGCCTGGAGACGCTCTATCAGGCGGCCGATGTCTGGGGCGCGGCGGATCTGGCCGAGATGTCGCGGCGGATGGCCGGCCTTCCGCTCGCCTTCCAGCCGGGAACCCGCTGGGTCTATGGCCTCTCCATGGACCTTCAGGGCGCGATCATCGAGAAGCTCAGCGGCCGGAGCCTGCCGGATTTCATGCGGGAGAGGATCTTCGAACCTCTGGGCATGGTCGACACGGCCTTCCACACCCCGCCGGAGAAGAAGGCTCGGTTGGCGACGCTCTATCGCTTCAGCGCCAGCCGAGGCCTGGTTCCGCTGGCCAACAATCCGCTGCTGCCCGACCATGCGGCGCCGCCGGCCCTGGCCTCCGGCGGCGGCGGTCTGATCTCCACAGCGGGCGACTATGCCCGGTTCGCCCAGATGCTGCTGGACGGCGGCGAGTTCGCCGGACGGAGAATCGTCAGCGTCGAGGGCGTCAGGCTGATGATGACCAACCAGCTCTCGGACGAGATGCTGCGCCAGGGCTGGGGTGTCGGAAAGCAGCAGATCCGGCCCGGCTTCGGTTACGGCTTCAATGGGGTGGTGTTCACCGATCCCGAGGCGGCCGGCATACCGGTGGGTCGGGGGACCTATCACTGGGACGGCGCGGCCGGGACCTGGTTCTGGGTCGATCCGCAAAACGACCTGATCTTCGTCGGCATGGTCCAGCTGCTGAGCGAGACCGCCCCGGCGTTGCAGGCGACCACACAGACCCTGATGGCCGACGCCATCCTGCAGGAGGCAGCCGCGTGA
- a CDS encoding amidohydrolase produces the protein MKEPILEPDLPIVDPHHHLWDRPAALVAALPPPKHGFEHVIRRVPRYLLEELLADMKSGHNVIATVYMECGSMYRSRGPAAMRPVGETEFVNGVAAMSASGLYGDVLACAGIVGHADCNLGGAVAEVLEAHMAAGGGRFRGIRQSASSDPDKDVLGPLARQGGGLYLSPKFREGFAQLAPLGLSFDAWMLEPQLPDLIDLARAFPGTQIVLDHVGTPLGIASYTGRREERFPIWRENILKLGALPNVAMKLGGLAMVFPGFASFMSDPPASSEALAAEWKPYIETCIEAFGVERCMFESNFPVDIGSCDYDVLWNAFKLLAKGCSTDEKTALFSGTAARIYRLDL, from the coding sequence GTGAAAGAGCCCATCCTCGAGCCCGACCTGCCGATCGTCGATCCGCATCATCACCTGTGGGATCGGCCCGCGGCCCTGGTCGCGGCCCTGCCGCCGCCCAAGCACGGCTTCGAGCATGTGATCCGCCGCGTCCCGCGCTACCTGCTGGAGGAACTGCTGGCCGACATGAAGTCCGGCCACAACGTCATCGCGACCGTCTACATGGAGTGCGGTTCCATGTACCGGAGCCGGGGTCCGGCGGCGATGCGGCCGGTGGGCGAGACCGAGTTCGTGAACGGGGTGGCGGCCATGTCGGCCAGCGGCCTCTATGGCGACGTCCTGGCCTGCGCCGGCATCGTCGGCCACGCCGACTGCAACCTCGGCGGCGCGGTCGCCGAGGTGCTGGAGGCTCATATGGCGGCCGGCGGCGGCCGGTTCCGCGGCATCCGCCAATCGGCGTCGTCCGATCCTGACAAGGATGTGCTGGGACCGCTCGCCCGGCAGGGAGGCGGGCTCTACCTGTCGCCGAAGTTCCGTGAGGGGTTCGCGCAGCTTGCCCCGCTCGGGCTCTCTTTCGACGCCTGGATGCTGGAGCCGCAGCTTCCCGACCTGATCGACCTCGCCAGGGCCTTCCCCGGGACCCAGATCGTGCTGGATCATGTGGGCACCCCGCTCGGCATCGCCAGCTATACCGGCCGGCGGGAGGAACGCTTTCCGATCTGGCGAGAGAACATCCTGAAGCTTGGCGCCCTGCCCAATGTGGCGATGAAGCTGGGCGGGCTGGCCATGGTGTTCCCGGGCTTCGCCTCGTTCATGTCCGATCCGCCGGCCTCGTCGGAGGCCCTGGCGGCGGAGTGGAAGCCCTATATCGAGACCTGCATCGAGGCCTTCGGCGTCGAGCGCTGCATGTTCGAGAGCAACTTTCCCGTCGACATAGGCAGCTGCGACTACGACGTCCTTTGGAACGCCTTCAAGCTGCTGGCCAAGGGCTGCTCGACCGACGAGAAGACGGCCCTGTTTTCCGGGACCGCCGCCCGGATCTATCGCCTGGACCTGTGA
- a CDS encoding DUF4331 family protein, with the protein MRGSIVVRAAVAALLALGAASSAHAADHRDTPSVIADARLDIGDVFAWTSPDGRRLNLAMTIVGHSFSDKHRYVFHVDSGPRFGKTTTTTSIDCRFVGGETQCRAGGAGHVRGDASQPAGIEGRSRRFRVFAGLRDDPFFNNVRGTREAYNVAADAVRNGATKDAAGCPRFDAATSRTILERWRQTEGGPARNLLAGWTPASLVISVDLDVVNGGGDMLAVWAETATAGGQRIDRMGRPLTGNALLATLGPAEVGDVLKEQYNRATPATSDPFIPEIETSLGLYDGLDGRCGDQFLAGPSPSASRYLLMAVLLADDRLWVNGISRVCTQLFAVELAALGGRGELRGDCGGRSPDYDAVDVYRSLLVNGSTAGVDDGVDRDDQVHSTAVFPFLAAPAKASAP; encoded by the coding sequence GTGCGAGGTTCGATTGTGGTGAGGGCGGCCGTTGCGGCGCTGCTGGCTTTGGGGGCGGCGTCCAGCGCCCATGCCGCGGACCATCGCGACACCCCCAGCGTGATCGCCGATGCTCGCCTGGACATCGGCGACGTGTTCGCCTGGACCTCGCCTGATGGCCGACGGCTGAACCTGGCCATGACGATCGTCGGTCACAGCTTCTCGGACAAGCACCGGTACGTGTTCCACGTCGACAGCGGGCCGCGGTTCGGCAAGACCACCACCACGACGTCGATCGACTGCCGCTTTGTGGGCGGTGAAACGCAATGCCGGGCGGGCGGGGCGGGCCACGTGCGCGGAGACGCCTCACAGCCCGCCGGGATCGAGGGACGCAGTCGCCGCTTCCGGGTCTTCGCCGGTCTGCGCGATGACCCTTTCTTCAACAACGTGCGGGGCACGCGCGAGGCCTACAACGTCGCGGCCGACGCGGTGCGGAACGGCGCGACGAAGGACGCGGCCGGCTGTCCCAGGTTCGACGCGGCGACCTCGCGGACGATCCTGGAGCGGTGGCGACAAACCGAGGGCGGCCCGGCCAGGAACCTCCTGGCAGGCTGGACGCCGGCCTCGCTTGTCATCTCCGTCGACCTGGATGTCGTGAATGGCGGCGGAGACATGCTCGCGGTCTGGGCCGAAACGGCCACCGCCGGCGGCCAGCGGATCGACCGCATGGGCCGGCCGCTGACGGGCAACGCCCTCCTGGCGACCCTGGGTCCCGCCGAGGTCGGCGACGTCTTGAAGGAGCAATACAACCGGGCGACGCCGGCGACGTCCGACCCGTTCATTCCGGAAATCGAGACATCGCTGGGGCTCTATGACGGACTCGACGGGCGCTGTGGCGATCAGTTCCTGGCCGGGCCATCGCCCTCGGCGTCACGCTACCTGCTGATGGCGGTCCTGCTCGCCGACGACCGGCTCTGGGTCAACGGCATCTCGCGCGTCTGCACCCAGCTGTTCGCGGTCGAACTCGCCGCGCTGGGCGGGCGAGGCGAGCTTCGCGGCGACTGCGGCGGCCGTTCGCCGGACTATGATGCGGTCGACGTCTATCGGTCCTTGCTGGTGAACGGCTCCACCGCAGGCGTCGACGACGGCGTCGACCGCGACGACCAGGTCCACTCCACCGCGGTGTTTCCCTTCCTGGCCGCGCCCGCCAAGGCCTCCGCCCCATGA